The Chloroflexaceae bacterium genome has a segment encoding these proteins:
- a CDS encoding DUF4255 domain-containing protein yields MSNFLAIATVTATLRQMLEDAVSRDVSGATATAVRPNAPGNQLPNPGVNLFLYHVTPNVAWRNADAWTRDADGGLVQRPRAAVDLHYLLSFYGNDADLEPQRALGSSLRALAERPLLPRGAIREVIAATPALAASNLDSEVESVKLTQTPLSLEELSKLWSVFFQTPYVLSVALQAGVVLIESRGAPRATLPVRERNLYVVTLRQPVVECVEASAGAGQPVLAGAAIRIVGRDLRGEITRVRIGQALVTPPANQVGDTAIEVTLPAGLRAGVQSVQVEHPRLIGTPPALHGSVESNVAAFVLQPAASFAVTNVTPVVVDGATLHSATVTATLDPAVGRTQRVKLLLYEFNAPDDRPARAYVFDAPPDNGITAPAQQETTTVAFGVERVVPGAYLARVQVDGAESPLAVDGSGRFAGPQVTI; encoded by the coding sequence ATGAGCAATTTCCTGGCCATTGCCACCGTCACCGCCACCCTGCGGCAGATGCTCGAAGATGCCGTCAGCCGCGACGTGTCGGGCGCGACCGCCACCGCGGTGCGGCCCAACGCCCCGGGCAATCAACTGCCCAATCCAGGGGTCAATCTGTTTCTCTACCACGTGACGCCCAATGTCGCCTGGCGCAACGCCGATGCCTGGACGCGCGACGCCGATGGCGGGCTGGTGCAGCGCCCTCGCGCCGCCGTCGATCTGCACTACCTGCTGTCGTTTTACGGCAACGACGCCGACCTGGAACCGCAACGGGCGCTGGGCAGTTCCCTCCGTGCCCTCGCCGAGCGACCGCTGCTCCCGCGGGGGGCCATTCGCGAGGTCATCGCCGCAACCCCCGCCCTCGCCGCCTCGAACCTCGACTCCGAGGTCGAGTCGGTGAAGTTGACGCAGACCCCGCTCTCGCTCGAAGAACTGTCGAAGCTCTGGTCAGTATTTTTCCAGACGCCCTATGTGCTCTCGGTGGCCCTCCAGGCCGGGGTGGTGCTGATCGAAAGCCGGGGCGCGCCGCGGGCGACCCTGCCGGTGCGCGAGCGCAACCTGTATGTCGTGACCCTGCGGCAGCCGGTTGTCGAGTGCGTCGAGGCAAGCGCCGGCGCCGGGCAACCGGTGCTGGCCGGGGCCGCGATTCGTATCGTGGGGCGCGACCTGCGCGGCGAGATCACCCGAGTACGGATCGGCCAGGCCCTGGTGACACCGCCGGCGAACCAGGTCGGCGACACGGCCATCGAGGTGACGCTCCCCGCCGGGCTGCGCGCGGGGGTGCAGAGCGTACAGGTCGAGCATCCGCGGCTGATAGGTACGCCGCCGGCTCTCCACGGCAGCGTCGAGTCGAACGTGGCGGCCTTCGTCCTGCAGCCGGCGGCCAGTTTCGCCGTGACCAACGTGACGCCGGTGGTCGTAGACGGGGCGACCCTGCACTCGGCCACCGTCACGGCCACGCTTGACCCTGCGGTGGGGCGGACGCAGCGGGTGAAGCTGTTGTTGTACGAGTTCAACGCGCCCGATGATCGTCCCGCCCGGGCCTATGTCTTCGACGCGCCGCCGGACAATGGCATCACCGCACCGGCGCAACAGGAGACCACCACGGTGGCCTTCGGCGTCGAGCGGGTGGTTCCGGGGGCCTACCTGGCCCGCGTGCAGGTGGACGGGGCCGAAAGCCCGCTCGCGGTTGACGGCAGCGGGCGCTTCGCCGGGCCACAGGTGACGATCTGA
- a CDS encoding DUF4157 domain-containing protein, whose translation MKSQLQRQPATKPAAEPAPRSLLQRKCACGGTPGFDGECATCRAKRLQRRATEGAGPSGVPPIVHEVLRSPGQPLDAETRSFMEPRFGHDFSRVRVHTGARAAESARAVNALAYTVGRDVVFGEGQYAPGTGAGRRLLAHELTHVIQQGHRTSGLTKVSEPGEPVEREADRTAEEALRTAQPGIQPVTSGRTDTIWRTRSTRSTSCPANTNSAPVDPAAVLDGDDGRAREIATTVADLTGAKPPAPDTVDIYRARFGSPPAVRTGFLNRLTGQVRQSEDVAVSEELNILSRRFRLVARFFSQSIAYRCIGGASSFGGCSPPTCENMFAWSCRGIGAIFLCPSYWDHTANTDERAAVLVHEAFHVNFGVSNPRQVGEVGDETLRGPGRNFVVADCYSGFAADLVGIKNPADSCPAAP comes from the coding sequence ATGAAGAGCCAGTTGCAGCGCCAGCCGGCCACGAAACCAGCGGCGGAACCCGCTCCGCGTTCGCTGCTCCAGCGCAAGTGCGCCTGTGGCGGCACACCCGGCTTCGATGGCGAGTGCGCAACGTGCCGGGCAAAGCGGCTCCAGCGCCGGGCGACCGAAGGCGCCGGGCCGTCCGGCGTGCCGCCCATCGTTCACGAGGTGCTGCGCTCGCCGGGCCAGCCGCTCGACGCGGAGACGCGGTCCTTCATGGAGCCGCGCTTCGGCCACGACTTCAGCCGGGTGCGCGTGCATACCGGCGCGCGGGCGGCCGAGTCGGCGCGGGCCGTGAACGCGCTGGCGTACACCGTGGGGCGCGATGTGGTCTTCGGGGAGGGGCAGTACGCGCCGGGCACCGGCGCGGGGCGACGCCTGCTGGCGCATGAGTTGACCCACGTGATCCAACAGGGCCATCGAACGAGCGGGCTAACGAAGGTGAGCGAGCCAGGCGAACCAGTTGAACGAGAAGCAGACCGGACGGCTGAGGAAGCGTTGCGTACCGCGCAACCTGGTATCCAACCGGTGACATCAGGCAGAACTGACACTATTTGGCGCACACGCTCTACTAGATCAACCAGTTGTCCGGCAAATACAAATTCCGCTCCGGTTGACCCCGCCGCCGTGCTCGATGGCGACGATGGGCGCGCCCGTGAGATCGCGACTACAGTCGCCGATCTCACGGGGGCTAAGCCTCCTGCCCCTGACACGGTTGATATCTACCGGGCGCGTTTCGGCTCTCCGCCAGCAGTGAGAACAGGCTTTCTTAACCGACTGACAGGCCAGGTGCGTCAGTCAGAGGACGTAGCTGTCAGCGAAGAGTTGAACATACTTTCGCGACGCTTCCGGCTAGTCGCGCGCTTTTTCAGCCAGTCGATCGCCTATCGCTGCATCGGCGGCGCGAGTAGCTTCGGCGGCTGCTCTCCGCCGACCTGTGAAAATATGTTCGCTTGGTCGTGTCGCGGCATCGGCGCGATTTTCCTGTGTCCCAGTTATTGGGATCATACAGCCAATACCGACGAGCGAGCAGCGGTGCTGGTTCACGAGGCTTTTCACGTCAATTTCGGCGTTTCGAATCCGCGGCAAGTCGGCGAAGTCGGCGATGAGACGCTGCGCGGTCCAGGCCGCAACTTCGTTGTGGCCGATTGCTACTCGGGTTTCGCCGCCGATCTGGTGGGCATTAAGAACCCCGCTGATTCGTGTCCGGCAGCACCCTGA
- a CDS encoding ATP-binding protein, which produces MATHQQLLPEPSVTPHGSPEREGARDWHTANQGYLRAALNLARAALIGPAESEALVQARDELRRAAASLPAPAALETLCAGFGLSAFERDLLLLCAGVELDAGFGPLLAEAQADPGRPYPTFGLALAALPGAHWSALAPEAPLRRWRLIEVGAGPALVAGPLRIDERVLHFLLGVNYLDERLRGIVEPALPAAPLAPSHAALAERIAGLWAQPRAGGSLPVVQLWGAEGAERQAIAAVVCQRLGWDLFAIGAQHLPTDPRELEALTRLWEREALLSRAALLIDCDDLDPADAPRAWAVARFSEGLDGPLILAGRERRPLRRRPSRGFEVPRPGLDERRALWQGALGAHAERLNGQIERLAAQFSLGATAIGAVAAEVAAAADGHEAGESLWQACRARARPRLDDLARRIETRACWDDLVLPEAQLRTLRDLTAQVRQRAKVHEEWGFAAKSSRGLGISALFAGASGTGKTLAAEVIAGALQLDLYHIDLSQVVSKYIGETEKNLRRVFDAAEDGAAVLLFDEADALFGKRSEVKDSHDRYANIEVSYLLQRMEQYRGLAILTTNMKDALDTAFLRRIRFIVAFPFPDADQRAAIWRRVFPPATPTEGLDIARLARLNVAGGNIRNIALNAAFLAADAGEPVRMAHLLRAAQIEYAKLEKPLPASEVGDWV; this is translated from the coding sequence ATGGCAACCCACCAGCAACTTCTTCCTGAACCGTCGGTGACGCCCCACGGCTCCCCGGAGCGGGAGGGCGCGCGCGACTGGCACACGGCCAACCAGGGCTACCTGCGGGCCGCGCTCAACCTGGCGCGCGCCGCGCTCATCGGGCCGGCGGAGAGCGAGGCGCTGGTTCAGGCGCGCGACGAACTCCGACGGGCCGCCGCGTCGCTGCCCGCGCCCGCCGCCCTCGAAACCCTCTGCGCCGGTTTTGGCCTCTCGGCCTTCGAGCGCGACCTGCTGCTCCTCTGCGCCGGGGTGGAACTGGACGCCGGCTTCGGCCCGCTGCTGGCCGAAGCGCAGGCCGACCCGGGGCGGCCCTACCCCACCTTCGGCCTGGCGCTGGCGGCGCTGCCCGGAGCCCACTGGAGCGCCCTCGCGCCCGAGGCGCCCCTGCGCCGCTGGCGGCTGATCGAGGTTGGCGCCGGCCCGGCGCTGGTGGCCGGCCCGCTGCGGATCGATGAGCGTGTGCTCCACTTTCTGCTGGGGGTCAACTACCTCGACGAGCGGCTGCGCGGCATAGTCGAGCCCGCGCTGCCCGCCGCGCCGCTGGCGCCCTCGCACGCCGCCCTTGCCGAGCGCATCGCCGGGCTGTGGGCGCAACCCCGGGCGGGAGGCTCGCTGCCCGTGGTGCAACTCTGGGGCGCGGAGGGCGCCGAACGCCAGGCGATCGCCGCGGTGGTCTGCCAGCGCCTCGGCTGGGACCTGTTCGCCATCGGCGCGCAGCATTTGCCGACCGATCCCCGCGAACTTGAGGCCCTTACGCGCCTGTGGGAGCGCGAGGCGCTGCTGAGCCGCGCGGCGTTGCTGATCGACTGCGACGACCTCGACCCCGCCGACGCGCCCCGCGCATGGGCCGTCGCCCGCTTTAGCGAGGGCCTGGACGGACCCCTCATCCTCGCCGGCCGCGAGCGGCGCCCGTTGCGCCGGCGCCCGTCCCGGGGCTTCGAGGTCCCCCGACCCGGCCTCGACGAGCGGCGGGCCCTCTGGCAGGGTGCGCTGGGCGCGCACGCGGAGCGCCTGAACGGGCAGATCGAGCGCCTGGCCGCCCAGTTCAGCCTGGGCGCGACGGCCATCGGCGCGGTCGCCGCTGAAGTGGCCGCCGCGGCGGACGGCCATGAAGCGGGCGAGTCCCTGTGGCAGGCCTGCCGCGCGCGAGCGCGCCCCCGGCTGGACGATCTGGCGCGGCGCATCGAAACCCGGGCATGCTGGGACGACCTGGTGCTGCCCGAGGCCCAGTTGCGGACCCTGCGCGACCTGACCGCCCAGGTGCGCCAGCGAGCCAAGGTCCACGAGGAGTGGGGCTTCGCGGCGAAGAGCAGCCGCGGGTTGGGCATCAGCGCGCTGTTTGCCGGCGCCAGCGGCACGGGCAAGACCCTGGCCGCCGAGGTGATCGCCGGCGCGCTGCAACTTGACCTGTACCACATCGACCTGAGCCAGGTGGTCAGCAAGTACATCGGCGAAACCGAGAAGAACCTGCGGCGGGTCTTCGACGCCGCGGAGGACGGCGCCGCTGTGCTACTCTTCGACGAGGCCGACGCCCTCTTCGGCAAGCGCAGCGAGGTGAAGGACAGCCACGATCGCTACGCCAACATCGAGGTCAGTTACCTGCTCCAGCGTATGGAGCAGTACCGTGGATTGGCGATCCTGACCACGAATATGAAAGACGCGCTGGACACGGCCTTTCTGCGCCGCATCCGCTTCATCGTCGCCTTCCCCTTCCCGGACGCGGACCAGCGGGCGGCGATCTGGCGGCGGGTGTTCCCGCCGGCTACACCCACCGAAGGGCTGGACATCGCCCGGCTGGCGCGGCTGAACGTAGCGGGCGGCAACATCCGCAACATCGCCCTCAACGCCGCCTTCCTGGCCGCCGACGCGGGCGAGCCGGTGCGCATGGCCCACCTGCTGCGCGCGGCCCAGATCGAGTACGCCAAGCTGGAGAAGCCGCTACCGGCCAGCGAGGTAGGGGATTGGGTGTAG